A region from the Beduinella massiliensis genome encodes:
- a CDS encoding F420-0--gamma-glutamyl ligase has product MASASKNVDSQRREENGVVYFDRGILTGRDGRRYQRFAIQTHFVQRRESQADLVRRYVLPLYQEGDVLSFGAKVMAMCTDSVKTKADVHPGFVARTASRFAGINSTGVGMHEPYKLQLVIDMCGLPRVLLASAVSAVTRPFGVKGLFYKICGNGVAGIDGFYFRSSFDVYKEMALINPDHPVELCDALQEETGVPTVLMDANDIDQNQLGKSHDFPLTDDQIQDALKDNPSGQGDELTPLILIRPL; this is encoded by the coding sequence GTGGCCAGCGCATCAAAGAACGTGGATTCTCAGCGCCGCGAGGAAAACGGCGTCGTATATTTTGACCGCGGCATTCTAACCGGTCGGGACGGCAGGCGTTACCAGCGCTTCGCCATTCAGACGCACTTTGTGCAGCGTCGCGAGTCGCAGGCCGACCTCGTTCGCCGCTATGTTCTGCCGCTCTATCAGGAGGGGGACGTGCTGTCCTTCGGAGCGAAGGTCATGGCCATGTGCACGGACTCGGTCAAAACCAAGGCGGACGTGCACCCCGGCTTTGTCGCGCGCACGGCTTCCCGCTTCGCGGGCATCAACTCCACCGGTGTGGGCATGCACGAGCCCTACAAGCTTCAGCTCGTCATCGACATGTGCGGCCTGCCGCGCGTGCTGCTCGCCTCCGCCGTGTCGGCGGTCACGCGTCCCTTCGGCGTCAAGGGGCTGTTCTACAAGATCTGCGGCAACGGCGTGGCGGGCATCGACGGCTTTTATTTCCGCTCGTCTTTCGACGTGTACAAAGAAATGGCGCTCATCAACCCCGACCATCCGGTCGAGCTGTGCGACGCGCTTCAAGAGGAAACGGGCGTGCCGACCGTCCTGATGGACGCCAACGACATCGACCAAAATCAGCTGGGCAAGTCCCACGACTTCCCGCTGACGGACGACCAGATTCAGGACGCGCTCAAAGATAACCCCTCCGGGCAGGGCGACGAGCTCACGCCGCTCATCCTGATTCGTCCGCTTTGA
- a CDS encoding HAD hydrolase-like protein: protein MPQEKQSKPGQAAQGPARPPRMVYAPTEREAEDGLPMIVFNLDGTISDSYQLSIQACRQVFGRMGLPALPLDVIESFNGLSADEVCRAMGIGPERRSQFEAFWAKAEDEAVRRFARPFFGAMETLRALEGDASLCLLTNGSASYMSQTLQKFGMAHLFVRKAAFARGMTKADWICRWQKELCACRSLSVGDRETDVRAAHAAGALALGVTYGTGGVGELMEADALAGDMAEVLTLSRRFCREGVLHGTADES, encoded by the coding sequence ATGCCGCAGGAAAAACAGTCGAAGCCCGGCCAGGCGGCGCAGGGGCCTGCCAGACCGCCCCGAATGGTCTACGCCCCGACCGAGCGCGAAGCGGAGGACGGGCTGCCGATGATCGTCTTCAACCTGGACGGGACGATATCGGACAGCTATCAACTGTCGATTCAGGCTTGCAGGCAGGTGTTCGGACGAATGGGCCTTCCGGCGCTGCCCTTGGATGTGATCGAATCGTTCAACGGGCTCAGTGCGGACGAGGTTTGCCGCGCGATGGGGATCGGCCCGGAACGGCGGTCGCAGTTCGAGGCATTTTGGGCAAAAGCGGAGGATGAGGCCGTTCGCCGCTTTGCGAGGCCCTTTTTCGGCGCGATGGAGACGCTTCGCGCGCTCGAAGGGGACGCTTCGCTCTGCCTGTTGACGAACGGAAGCGCTTCCTATATGAGCCAGACGCTGCAGAAGTTCGGCATGGCGCATCTCTTCGTCCGCAAGGCTGCGTTTGCGCGGGGTATGACGAAGGCGGACTGGATCTGCCGCTGGCAAAAGGAACTTTGCGCGTGCCGATCCCTGAGTGTCGGCGACCGGGAAACGGACGTGCGCGCGGCGCATGCGGCCGGCGCGCTGGCTTTAGGCGTAACGTATGGAACGGGCGGCGTGGGAGAACTGATGGAGGCGGACGCGCTGGCGGGCGATATGGCCGAGGTGCTGACGCTCTCAAGACGTTTTTGCCGGGAGGGCGTGCTGCACGGCACGGCGGATGAATCATGA
- a CDS encoding YfhO family protein produces the protein MTGRRQTRRCALGRGAAAFLLPAGMFLAVCAGLRVAPFGSATLLLYDMRSQYVSFYGALKHALTSGQGIYYALGMQLGSSTAGLAAYYLLSPLNLIFLLFPIQSLDVAVTLVTGLKIGLCGLAFCLCARDRGCETPETPLLSLSYALCGYVAVFFHNLMWLDGILLAPVIYAGIRRILEGRGMTLYVVSLAAAIISCYYIGYMLCIFSVLVFVSALPFITGKRKSFAHFAAASLLAGSLSAFVWVPALFSLRGGKAAFQWPAIGLRLAPLDALLQLRTDAFSLAGITYGPPNLFCGMLTVLLFPLFVIHRKRDRRERVHILLLFLSLLLFLCENFLCTLMHGLNEPTWFPYRFSFLLSFVLVLGAQEEIKAAKELECRTIGIVAGVIIAAYGSCALLMPDVSLKGFLWDACLLLLCAVGLSLRGMRRIQVGILALAVVLSVGGNTVKTLQKLLPTGATVAFCDEQAETERTVRAVTEMDPELYRMENARALNVNDPLLHGYAGITHYSSMLRYDVRFFLRTLGYRDNGIFAQYAQGASLAADALLGIRYVLAEEPLYEGQQKTSFGDVWRNPYALPLAFACEAPDALASSDSEPFRRLNEIYGAFASESKAVFTRHDGVVETHLDGALELEEGVYAAAYGAAYSDVIFTLIAQEEAPLYLYVPLDGYDCEIGLVVNGVTKDAYQSEGCFSTRYLGTFAAGERVEIRLRLMGGRVKMRPAQLYYEETKALARVSEELAAGGVEWERFTQDGGVGCFTAKRDGVLLFTLPFDSGFSLYIDGKPATARKILGMFLGVNVSEGEHSIRFSYRPQGLGLGLCLSALGAAVCALTFLAGRFKQRDRI, from the coding sequence ATGACGGGGCGAAGGCAAACACGGCGCTGTGCCCTGGGACGCGGCGCGGCGGCGTTTCTGCTGCCGGCGGGGATGTTCCTTGCGGTATGCGCCGGGCTGCGCGTGGCACCCTTTGGGTCGGCGACGCTGCTCCTATACGATATGCGTTCGCAGTACGTGAGCTTTTACGGCGCGCTGAAGCATGCGCTTACCAGTGGGCAGGGTATCTATTACGCGCTTGGCATGCAGCTTGGCTCTTCGACCGCAGGTCTTGCCGCGTATTATCTGCTCAGCCCGCTGAACTTGATCTTTTTGCTCTTTCCGATTCAAAGCCTGGATGTAGCGGTCACTCTCGTCACCGGCTTGAAAATAGGCCTTTGCGGGCTTGCGTTTTGCCTTTGTGCGCGGGATCGGGGATGTGAGACACCCGAAACGCCGCTGCTGTCGCTTTCATATGCCCTGTGCGGATATGTGGCGGTCTTTTTTCATAATTTGATGTGGCTGGACGGCATCCTACTCGCTCCGGTCATTTACGCGGGCATACGGCGCATCCTTGAGGGACGTGGAATGACGCTGTACGTCGTCTCTTTGGCGGCGGCCATCATATCTTGTTACTATATCGGATACATGCTCTGTATTTTTTCGGTGCTCGTGTTCGTGTCTGCTCTTCCATTCATAACGGGAAAACGGAAGTCCTTCGCGCATTTTGCGGCGGCTTCTTTGTTGGCCGGAAGCCTGAGCGCGTTCGTCTGGGTTCCGGCCCTGTTTTCGCTGCGGGGAGGCAAGGCGGCCTTTCAATGGCCTGCGATCGGCCTGCGGTTGGCTCCCTTGGATGCGCTGCTTCAACTGCGCACAGACGCCTTTTCGCTTGCCGGCATCACTTACGGCCCGCCTAATTTATTCTGCGGTATGCTTACAGTACTGCTCTTCCCGCTCTTTGTGATCCACAGGAAAAGGGATCGCAGGGAACGGGTTCATATCTTGCTGCTTTTTTTATCGCTTCTCCTCTTTCTTTGCGAAAACTTCCTTTGCACCCTGATGCACGGGCTCAACGAGCCGACCTGGTTTCCCTACCGTTTTTCCTTTTTGCTCAGCTTTGTTCTTGTGCTCGGCGCACAGGAAGAAATAAAGGCGGCGAAGGAGCTGGAATGCAGAACGATCGGCATTGTTGCGGGCGTGATTATTGCTGCCTACGGAAGCTGCGCCCTGCTCATGCCCGACGTAAGCTTGAAAGGATTTCTTTGGGATGCCTGCCTGCTGCTGCTATGCGCAGTTGGCCTTTCCCTGCGGGGAATGCGTCGGATTCAGGTTGGCATACTGGCGCTGGCGGTCGTGCTCTCCGTGGGCGGGAACACGGTGAAGACCCTGCAGAAGTTGTTGCCGACAGGAGCGACGGTCGCTTTTTGTGACGAACAGGCCGAAACGGAGCGAACCGTGCGTGCCGTGACGGAGATGGATCCGGAGCTTTACCGAATGGAGAACGCAAGGGCTTTAAACGTAAACGATCCGCTTCTTCACGGGTACGCAGGGATTACCCATTACAGTTCGATGCTTCGGTATGACGTGCGCTTTTTTCTGCGCACATTGGGCTACCGGGACAATGGTATCTTTGCCCAATATGCGCAGGGGGCGAGCCTGGCAGCCGACGCGTTGCTCGGCATCCGGTACGTCCTCGCGGAAGAGCCGTTGTACGAGGGGCAGCAGAAGACGAGCTTTGGAGACGTCTGGCGGAATCCTTATGCTTTGCCTTTGGCCTTTGCGTGCGAGGCGCCGGATGCGTTGGCGTCCTCAGACAGCGAGCCGTTCAGGCGGTTGAACGAAATCTATGGGGCGTTTGCTTCGGAAAGCAAGGCTGTCTTCACGCGCCATGATGGCGTAGTAGAGACGCATTTGGACGGCGCCTTGGAGCTGGAAGAGGGGGTGTACGCTGCGGCATACGGCGCGGCGTACAGCGATGTGATCTTCACCCTCATCGCGCAAGAGGAGGCGCCGCTGTACCTTTACGTCCCGCTGGACGGGTACGACTGTGAGATCGGACTGGTGGTTAATGGTGTGACGAAGGACGCGTATCAATCGGAGGGATGCTTTTCAACGCGGTATTTGGGGACGTTCGCGGCAGGGGAAAGGGTGGAGATACGTCTGCGGCTGATGGGTGGGCGGGTGAAAATGCGTCCCGCGCAGCTTTACTATGAGGAGACAAAAGCGCTCGCGCGGGTTTCCGAGGAGCTCGCTGCCGGGGGTGTTGAATGGGAACGCTTCACGCAGGATGGCGGGGTGGGCTGCTTTACCGCGAAGCGAGACGGAGTGCTCCTCTTCACGCTGCCTTTTGACTCGGGCTTCTCGCTGTACATCGACGGTAAACCGGCGACGGCCAGAAAAATACTTGGGATGTTTTTAGGCGTGAATGTGTCGGAGGGAGAACACAGCATCCGCTTTTCCTACAGGCCACAAGGCCTTGGGCTGGGACTGTGCTTATCTGCATTGGGCGCGGCTGTCTGCGCGCTGACCTTTCTGGCAGGACGATTCAAGCAGAGAGATCGAATATGA
- a CDS encoding ABC transporter permease produces MMFVQTISMAFKAIKANKVRACLTMLGVIIGVMSVVVLIAIGQGTTAAVSESIQSMGTNLLTVSIQTRSTGRRGGFGGFPGFGGGSSQRGTVILKMDDVLSWEDSAAIASVSPTVTGNLTVKAGSNNTTTSIMGVLPSYKDIRNQGVAEGRYIIQADVDNRSAVCVVGVDIAEDLFGTTNVVGNTMSISGRQFKIVGVLESKGSSGGSSSDEVVVIPFTLAQRLLESTSISSISISATDATTVDAAQEYIESYLYKRYQNESSYSVMNQSEMLSAVDETTSTLTLMLGGIAGISLLVGGIGIMNIMLVSVTERTREIGIRKAIGAKRRNILLQFLIEAIVISGLGGLLGLLFGALLMDVLEGVLSMTLAMSPGVVQLAVGFSMAVGIIFGLYPASKASKLRPIEALHYD; encoded by the coding sequence ATGATGTTCGTACAAACCATCTCCATGGCTTTCAAGGCCATCAAGGCCAACAAGGTCCGTGCCTGCCTGACGATGCTCGGCGTCATCATCGGCGTCATGTCGGTGGTCGTGCTCATTGCCATCGGACAGGGCACCACCGCCGCAGTCAGCGAATCGATCCAGAGCATGGGCACAAACCTGCTGACGGTTTCCATTCAGACCCGCTCCACCGGCAGGCGGGGAGGCTTCGGCGGATTCCCCGGCTTTGGCGGCGGCAGCTCACAGCGCGGCACGGTCATCCTCAAGATGGACGACGTGCTTTCCTGGGAGGACAGCGCGGCGATCGCTTCCGTTTCCCCGACGGTCACCGGGAACCTCACGGTGAAGGCGGGCAGCAACAATACCACCACCTCCATCATGGGCGTGTTGCCCTCCTATAAGGACATCCGCAATCAGGGCGTAGCGGAGGGCCGCTACATCATCCAGGCGGACGTGGACAACCGAAGCGCGGTATGCGTCGTGGGCGTGGACATCGCGGAGGACCTCTTCGGCACGACGAACGTGGTGGGCAACACGATGTCCATCAGCGGCCGGCAGTTCAAGATCGTCGGCGTGCTGGAAAGCAAGGGGAGCTCCGGCGGTTCCTCATCGGACGAGGTGGTCGTCATCCCCTTTACGCTGGCCCAGCGCCTGCTGGAGAGCACCAGCATTTCCTCTATCAGCATCTCTGCGACGGATGCCACGACCGTGGACGCGGCACAGGAGTACATCGAAAGCTACCTGTATAAGCGCTATCAGAACGAGAGCTCCTATTCGGTCATGAACCAGAGCGAGATGCTCTCCGCGGTAGACGAGACGACGAGCACGCTCACGCTCATGCTGGGCGGCATCGCGGGCATTTCGCTGCTGGTGGGCGGCATCGGCATCATGAACATCATGCTCGTTTCCGTCACCGAGCGCACGCGCGAAATCGGCATTCGCAAGGCCATCGGGGCCAAGCGGCGGAACATTCTGCTCCAGTTCCTGATCGAGGCGATCGTCATTTCCGGCCTCGGCGGTCTGCTTGGCCTCCTGTTTGGCGCGCTGCTGATGGACGTATTGGAGGGCGTGCTTTCCATGACGCTCGCCATGTCTCCAGGCGTGGTGCAGCTGGCCGTGGGCTTCTCGATGGCGGTCGGCATCATCTTCGGCCTGTATCCGGCGAGCAAGGCCTCCAAGCTGCGCCCGATCGAGGCGCTGCACTACGATTAA
- a CDS encoding ATP-binding cassette domain-containing protein, protein MIQMRGVRKEYRMGDNVVNALDGVDISIRPHEFVSIIGPSGSGKSTLMNIIGCLDMADEGTYLFDGQEINDYTEDELAVIRGRKIGFVFQQFNLLSKMTAQENVELPLVYQGMSAGRRHRLSEEVLDRVGLLERMDHKPTELSGGQQQRVAIARALVTKPSLILADEPTGNLDSKTGTEIMRMFHELHAAGNTIVLITHDPAIASQAPRSIHIHDGRVLEPAHESEVVI, encoded by the coding sequence ATGATCCAGATGCGTGGCGTGCGAAAGGAGTATCGGATGGGCGACAACGTCGTGAATGCCCTGGACGGCGTGGACATCTCCATCCGGCCGCACGAGTTCGTCTCCATCATCGGTCCGTCCGGTTCCGGCAAATCGACGCTGATGAACATCATCGGCTGCCTGGACATGGCCGACGAGGGTACCTACCTGTTCGATGGACAGGAAATCAACGATTATACGGAGGATGAGCTCGCGGTCATCCGGGGCAGGAAGATCGGTTTCGTCTTTCAGCAGTTCAATCTGCTGTCCAAAATGACGGCACAGGAAAATGTGGAGCTGCCGCTCGTGTACCAGGGCATGAGCGCGGGCAGACGGCACAGGCTGAGCGAGGAGGTGCTGGACCGCGTGGGGCTTCTGGAACGCATGGATCACAAGCCGACGGAGCTCTCCGGCGGTCAGCAGCAGCGCGTGGCCATCGCCCGCGCACTCGTGACGAAGCCCTCGCTGATCCTCGCCGACGAACCTACGGGCAACCTCGATTCCAAGACGGGCACGGAAATCATGCGCATGTTTCACGAGCTGCACGCGGCGGGCAATACCATCGTGCTCATCACACACGATCCGGCCATCGCCTCGCAGGCCCCGCGCAGCATTCATATCCACGACGGGCGGGTGCTCGAGCCCGCGCATGAAAGCGAGGTGGTCATATGA
- a CDS encoding GNAT family protein, with translation MKVGGAMPHILGERVMLREYREEDFPAIRAWVNDPETTRYLSGAFLAPHTALQTEQYMQNILAGKADGYHFIVARREDGAYLGQIDFLFVHPVNRYAELGMVLARAAERGQGYGREALSLMLGFGFESLNLHRVGLEVFAENERAVRCYEACGFVREGVLRAQEFSRGAYRDILRMAVLREEWEAHPHPRSGIR, from the coding sequence ATGAAAGTTGGTGGAGCGATGCCGCACATTCTGGGCGAGCGGGTGATGCTGCGCGAATACCGCGAGGAGGACTTCCCGGCGATCCGCGCATGGGTGAACGATCCCGAGACGACGCGCTACCTGTCGGGCGCGTTCCTCGCGCCGCATACGGCGCTGCAAACCGAGCAGTACATGCAAAACATCCTGGCGGGAAAGGCGGACGGCTATCATTTTATCGTCGCAAGGCGGGAGGACGGCGCGTATCTTGGCCAGATCGATTTCCTGTTCGTGCATCCTGTCAACCGTTACGCGGAGCTGGGCATGGTGCTGGCGAGGGCGGCGGAGCGCGGCCAGGGCTACGGGCGGGAGGCGCTTTCGCTCATGCTGGGCTTTGGCTTTGAAAGCCTGAATCTGCACAGGGTAGGCCTGGAGGTGTTCGCGGAAAACGAGCGGGCCGTCCGCTGCTACGAGGCCTGCGGATTCGTGCGGGAGGGCGTGCTTCGCGCACAGGAGTTTTCGCGCGGCGCCTACCGCGACATCCTGCGCATGGCCGTCTTGAGAGAGGAGTGGGAAGCGCACCCCCATCCCCGAAGCGGCATACGATGA
- a CDS encoding efflux RND transporter periplasmic adaptor subunit encodes MSEQVQQTPSVPPKKKRNARRVKRTVKRIVKWVVWIAILAVAAFFGYRYYLDKTTENTAASATSYVSASAMRGSLDKSIYGTGMIQAANQPTVTVQTDGKLAELRVDIGDEVKQGDILAVLQNDDLDAEIQDLEYALWELDDEIMGTSPGATVAAVKSPIAGRVMKLYGQVGDDALAVYRRYGAVALLSTDGRMKVEFDVAAGTSVQLGDTLFVGGSGSVVGSTFSVEGEVTDLYMQGTKAVVTVNDDTLPMDAQVTVSNGLGDVVGTGALQINKPMAVSAYGGTIRQIRVNVGDEINRKDVIYALDDSPLTLTQENLRIQRETAAGELATAKENRENLIVLAPCDGVIASIEEIDVGDDVTSGSALLSILQGEDMTLTIAVDELDVVSVEPGQKVIITVDALTDLEVEGVVQKVAPVGSGESGVTTYDVKLSFDAAGTGIKAGMNATGEVQVAHVDDALYIPVEALMTINDQYCVLTSSGGSTGSYQTVEVGLMNDDYAEILSGLNEGQAVLYESTSSSSSGSMTVNLGGMTMMTGGSTGGNRGGDSSSRSRSNGGMPDGMPAGMPGGF; translated from the coding sequence ATGAGCGAGCAGGTTCAGCAAACCCCATCGGTTCCCCCGAAGAAAAAGAGGAATGCGCGCCGCGTGAAGCGCACGGTCAAACGCATTGTGAAGTGGGTCGTCTGGATAGCAATCCTGGCGGTAGCCGCATTTTTTGGCTACCGATATTATTTGGATAAGACCACGGAAAACACGGCGGCCTCTGCGACCTCTTACGTGTCGGCAAGCGCCATGCGCGGTTCGCTGGACAAGTCGATCTACGGTACGGGCATGATTCAGGCGGCCAATCAGCCTACCGTCACCGTTCAGACGGATGGAAAGCTCGCGGAGCTTCGCGTAGACATCGGCGACGAGGTCAAGCAGGGAGACATCCTCGCAGTGCTTCAAAATGACGATCTCGACGCTGAAATTCAGGATTTGGAATACGCCCTTTGGGAGCTCGACGATGAAATCATGGGCACGTCGCCCGGGGCCACGGTGGCGGCGGTCAAATCCCCGATCGCTGGCCGCGTAATGAAGCTTTATGGCCAGGTGGGCGACGACGCGCTGGCCGTTTACCGCCGCTACGGCGCGGTCGCGCTTCTCTCGACGGACGGGCGGATGAAGGTTGAATTCGACGTGGCGGCGGGCACGAGCGTGCAGCTGGGCGATACGCTCTTCGTCGGCGGTAGCGGTTCGGTCGTGGGCTCCACGTTCTCCGTGGAGGGTGAGGTGACCGACCTGTACATGCAGGGCACCAAGGCGGTCGTTACCGTGAACGACGACACGCTGCCCATGGACGCCCAGGTGACGGTTTCAAACGGCCTCGGCGACGTGGTCGGCACGGGCGCGCTTCAGATCAACAAGCCTATGGCCGTCTCGGCCTATGGCGGAACCATTCGCCAGATCCGCGTAAACGTGGGCGACGAGATCAACCGCAAGGACGTGATCTACGCGCTGGATGATTCGCCGCTGACGCTGACGCAGGAGAACCTGCGCATTCAGCGGGAGACGGCGGCCGGGGAACTGGCTACGGCCAAGGAAAACCGCGAGAACCTCATCGTGCTGGCGCCCTGCGACGGCGTGATCGCCTCCATTGAGGAGATCGACGTCGGCGACGACGTGACCTCGGGTTCCGCGCTGCTTTCGATCCTGCAGGGCGAGGACATGACGCTGACCATCGCGGTCGACGAGCTGGACGTCGTCTCCGTCGAGCCGGGGCAGAAGGTCATCATCACCGTGGACGCGCTGACCGATCTCGAGGTCGAGGGCGTCGTCCAAAAGGTCGCTCCGGTCGGCTCCGGCGAGAGCGGCGTCACCACCTACGACGTGAAGCTCTCCTTCGACGCGGCGGGCACGGGCATCAAGGCGGGCATGAACGCGACGGGTGAGGTGCAGGTCGCGCATGTGGACGACGCGCTTTACATCCCGGTCGAGGCGCTGATGACGATCAACGACCAGTATTGCGTGCTGACGTCCTCCGGCGGCTCGACGGGCAGCTATCAGACGGTCGAGGTAGGCCTCATGAACGACGACTACGCGGAAATCCTCTCAGGCCTGAACGAAGGGCAGGCCGTGCTCTACGAGAGCACGAGCTCTTCTTCCTCCGGCAGCATGACGGTGAATCTCGGCGGCATGACGATGATGACCGGCGGTTCCACAGGCGGTAACCGGGGCGGAGATAGCAGCAGCCGGAGCAGGAGCAACGGCGGCATGCCCGACGGTATGCCCGCCGGCATGCCGGGCGGGTTTTGA
- a CDS encoding TSUP family transporter yields MNVTPMMLLIVCPLCFLAGLIDSVAGGGGLISIPAYLATGLPAHVAIGTNKLSAAIGTAAATARYKRCGRMDVPCALVSAALALPGSWLGTKAFNALPDGFVVRMMVVVIPIVAAVVLLRRGELRARFALPKRWRLPVCGGIGFAVGLYDGLVGPGTGTFLILLFTLVVGMEAVTASGTAKVVNLASNVASLATQIVAGNILFLLGLPAAAFGLLGNLAGAHLAIRGGERVVRVMLLIVLALLLLNLASNIL; encoded by the coding sequence TTGAACGTCACGCCCATGATGCTGCTGATCGTCTGCCCGCTGTGCTTCCTGGCGGGCCTCATCGACTCCGTCGCCGGCGGGGGCGGGCTGATTTCAATTCCGGCATATCTCGCGACCGGCCTGCCCGCGCACGTCGCCATCGGGACCAACAAGCTGTCCGCCGCCATCGGAACGGCCGCGGCGACGGCGCGCTATAAGCGATGCGGACGGATGGACGTGCCCTGCGCGCTCGTCTCCGCAGCGCTGGCCCTGCCGGGTTCCTGGCTGGGCACGAAGGCCTTCAACGCGCTGCCGGACGGCTTCGTCGTGCGCATGATGGTCGTGGTCATCCCGATCGTCGCGGCAGTAGTGCTCCTCAGAAGGGGAGAGCTCCGCGCGCGTTTTGCGCTGCCGAAACGCTGGCGTCTTCCGGTCTGCGGGGGTATCGGCTTCGCCGTCGGCCTGTACGACGGGCTAGTCGGTCCGGGAACGGGTACGTTTTTGATTCTGCTCTTTACCCTGGTCGTGGGCATGGAGGCCGTAACCGCCAGCGGCACCGCGAAGGTCGTGAATCTCGCGAGCAACGTCGCCTCGCTCGCGACGCAGATCGTCGCGGGCAACATCCTCTTCCTGCTCGGACTGCCCGCGGCTGCGTTCGGCCTGCTCGGCAACCTCGCGGGCGCGCATCTGGCGATCCGCGGCGGGGAGCGCGTGGTGCGCGTGATGCTGCTGATCGTGCTTGCACTGCTGCTCCTGAACCTGGCTTCAAACATCCTGTGA
- a CDS encoding HEAT repeat domain-containing protein, translating to MFGNSANKVEHLVEKKNAEKLAQLAEDKHLETAVAAIGGLGKVGGEAAVNALVSMLHSPDKQIRLATAKAMGEMKDPRTRMHVSHQMSIEADAEVKEALQVALHSITSDVK from the coding sequence ATGTTTGGCAACAGTGCAAACAAGGTAGAGCATCTCGTCGAGAAGAAAAACGCGGAGAAGCTGGCACAGCTCGCGGAAGACAAGCATCTGGAGACGGCGGTGGCGGCCATCGGCGGCTTGGGCAAGGTCGGCGGCGAGGCGGCGGTAAACGCGCTGGTTTCGATGCTGCATTCGCCTGACAAGCAGATTCGCCTGGCGACGGCCAAGGCGATGGGCGAGATGAAGGACCCGCGCACGCGCATGCACGTGAGCCATCAGATGTCCATCGAGGCGGACGCCGAGGTCAAGGAAGCGCTTCAGGTGGCGCTGCATTCCATCACGTCGGACGTCAAGTAA
- a CDS encoding aspartate kinase, whose product MEIKVSKFGGSSLADAGQFSKVKEILLSDPARHYVVPSAPGKRMPRDKKITDMLYECHRLARSGEDFDELFETIAGRYRGIAQELSLDTPLEDRLLEVREGIRTSAQPDYAASRGEYLNGILLADYLGWDFVDAADGILFDEEGRLDQNATQDALSKLLRAHPYAVVPGFYGRMPDGTVHTFSRGGSDISGAIVARAVHADLYENWTDVSGCLMADPRIVRNPRPIRHVTYRELRELSYMGASVLHEDAIFPVRMAGIPTNIRNTNAPDEPGTLISHDAEDMDNDYVITGIAGHKDFAIVAVEKAMMNAELGFGRRVLQAVEENGISFEHLPTGIDTMCVVCHERMLDGKRDQLVHRIYELTDPDSVEIHSGLALIATVGRGMVRSKGTSAKLFNALQRAGINVRMIDQGSSELNIIVGVDNLDFENAVRAIYRAFVTDADRERA is encoded by the coding sequence ATGGAGATTAAGGTATCCAAATTTGGCGGCAGTTCCCTGGCCGATGCGGGCCAGTTTTCCAAGGTGAAAGAAATCCTCTTGAGCGATCCGGCGCGCCACTACGTCGTGCCCTCCGCGCCGGGCAAGCGCATGCCGCGGGACAAGAAGATCACCGATATGCTGTACGAATGCCACCGCCTTGCGCGTTCGGGCGAGGACTTTGACGAATTGTTTGAGACGATTGCGGGCAGGTACCGCGGCATCGCGCAGGAGCTTTCCCTGGATACGCCGCTGGAGGATCGCCTGCTGGAGGTTCGCGAGGGCATCCGCACGAGCGCGCAGCCGGACTACGCGGCCAGCCGCGGCGAATACTTAAACGGCATTCTGCTCGCGGATTATCTGGGGTGGGACTTCGTGGACGCGGCGGACGGCATCCTCTTCGACGAGGAGGGCAGGCTCGACCAGAACGCCACGCAGGACGCGCTGTCCAAGCTGCTGAGGGCGCACCCCTATGCGGTGGTGCCGGGCTTTTACGGGCGCATGCCCGACGGGACGGTGCACACCTTTTCGCGCGGAGGCAGCGACATCTCGGGCGCGATCGTCGCGCGGGCGGTGCACGCGGATCTGTACGAGAACTGGACGGACGTTTCGGGCTGCCTGATGGCCGATCCGCGCATCGTCAGAAACCCGAGGCCGATCCGGCACGTGACGTACAGGGAATTGCGGGAGCTCTCGTACATGGGTGCGAGCGTATTGCACGAGGACGCGATTTTCCCCGTGCGCATGGCAGGCATTCCCACGAATATCCGCAACACCAACGCGCCGGACGAACCGGGTACGCTGATTTCGCACGACGCGGAAGACATGGACAACGACTACGTGATCACCGGCATCGCGGGCCACAAGGACTTTGCGATCGTCGCCGTCGAGAAGGCGATGATGAACGCGGAGCTGGGCTTTGGACGCCGCGTGCTGCAGGCGGTGGAGGAGAACGGCATTTCCTTTGAACACCTGCCGACGGGCATCGACACGATGTGCGTCGTCTGCCACGAGCGCATGCTCGACGGCAAGCGCGATCAGCTGGTGCACCGCATTTACGAATTGACGGATCCGGATTCCGTGGAAATTCATTCCGGTCTGGCGCTCATCGCGACGGTGGGCCGCGGCATGGTTCGCTCGAAGGGCACGTCGGCCAAGCTGTTCAATGCGCTCCAGCGCGCGGGCATCAACGTGCGCATGATCGATCAGGGCTCCAGCGAGCTGAACATCATCGTGGGCGTGGATAATCTGGACTTTGAAAACGCGGTGCGCGCCATTTACCGCGCGTTCGTGACGGACGCGGACAGGGAACGTGCCTGA